In one window of Vulpes vulpes isolate BD-2025 chromosome 1, VulVul3, whole genome shotgun sequence DNA:
- the FBXO5 gene encoding F-box only protein 5 isoform X2: protein MRGCKEENSTLSVKMKCDFNYDHIHSGLKLLKPDDSGRLSSYTPAYLEGSYKDCIKDYVRLSEIGSPIVSPRIVELETENENKPFYNKENQHVQQILNSSNEIEELETSGPYEDSGYSSFSKQSGFSEHEESSLLLENFSDSPQSCLQMQSPDQYPSKNLLPAFHLAKMVCSTLKKNAKRNPKIDWEKLKEFISSEKFKLPNLIGRKMGLECVDILSELFRRGLRHLLANILTQLNDMDLINVSRVSTTWKKILEDDKRALQLYNKAIQRVTEKNIKFSPHASTREYVTFRTALASVQKSAAQTYPKKGAQTKLSNPGDQKDSTYSRHNEFSEVAKTLKENESLKACIRCNSPAKYDCYLQRAICKREGCGFDYCTRCLCNYHATKECSNGKPLKTNYKTGPLPGTKKSKKNLRRL, encoded by the exons ATGCGTG gttgtaaagaagaaaattccACTCTTTCTGTCAAAATGAAATGTGATTTTAACTATGACCATATTCATTCTGGACTTAAATTGTTAAAGCCTGATGACAGTGGAAGACTAAGTTCCTATACTCCTGCATATTTGGAAGGTTCTTATAAAGACTGCATTAAAGACTATGTAAGGTTATCAGAAATTGGTTCACCAATTGTGAGCCCCAGGATTGTAGAACttgaaactgaaaatgaaaacaagcccTTTTATAACAAGGAAAATCAACATGTACAACAAATCCTTAATAGTTCAAATGAGATAGAAGAACTAGAGACCAGTGGACCTTATGAAGACAGTGGCTATTCTTCATTTTCCAAGCAAAGTGGCTTCAGTGAACATGAAGAGAGTAGCCTTCTGTTGGAAAATTTCAGTGACAGTCCACAGTCTTGCTTACAGATGCAAAGCCCAGACCAATATCCCAGCAAGAACTTGCTGCCagcttttcatcttgcaaaaatgGTTTgttcaacattaaaaaagaatgccaAACGGAATCCTAAAATAGACTGGGAGAAACTAAAGGAATTTATATCTAGTGAAAAATTCAAACTACCAAATTTAATTGGCAGGAAAATGGGCTTAGAATGTGTAGATATTCTCAGTGAACTCTTTCGAAGAGGACTCCGACATCtcttagcaaatattttaacaCAGCTCAATGATATGGACTTAATCAA TGTGTCTAGAGTGAGCACAACTTGGAAGAAGATTCTAGAAGATGATAAGAGGGCATTGCAGTTGTACAATAAAGCAATACAAAGAGTTACT gaaaagaaCATTAAGTTTTCACCACATGCTTCAACAAGAGAATATGTTACGTTCAGAACCGCATTAGCTTCTGTTCAAAAATCAGCAGCCCAGACTTACCCCAAAAAAGGTGCTCAAACCAAGTTATCCAATCCAGGTGATCAGAAAGATTCTACTTACAGTCGACATAATGAATTCTCTGAG gtTGCCAAGActttgaaagagaatgaaagcCTTAAAGCCTGTATTCGCTGTAACTCACCAGCAAAATATGATTGCTATTTACAGCGGGCGATCTGTAAACGAGAAGGCTGTGGGTTTGATTATTGTACAAGGTGCCTGTGTAATTATCATGCCACCAAAGAATGTTCAAATGGCAAACCCCTAAAAACCAATTATAAAACAGGTCCTCTGCCTGGTACTAAGAAAAGCAAGAAGAATTTACGACGATTGTGA
- the FBXO5 gene encoding F-box only protein 5 isoform X1: MSQRPCRCSPRLPSGSCRCSYSALTAAGRPRPSDSCKEENSTLSVKMKCDFNYDHIHSGLKLLKPDDSGRLSSYTPAYLEGSYKDCIKDYVRLSEIGSPIVSPRIVELETENENKPFYNKENQHVQQILNSSNEIEELETSGPYEDSGYSSFSKQSGFSEHEESSLLLENFSDSPQSCLQMQSPDQYPSKNLLPAFHLAKMVCSTLKKNAKRNPKIDWEKLKEFISSEKFKLPNLIGRKMGLECVDILSELFRRGLRHLLANILTQLNDMDLINVSRVSTTWKKILEDDKRALQLYNKAIQRVTEKNIKFSPHASTREYVTFRTALASVQKSAAQTYPKKGAQTKLSNPGDQKDSTYSRHNEFSEVAKTLKENESLKACIRCNSPAKYDCYLQRAICKREGCGFDYCTRCLCNYHATKECSNGKPLKTNYKTGPLPGTKKSKKNLRRL, translated from the exons ATGAGCCAGCGCCCCTGCCGCTGCTCCCCACGGCTCCCCTCCGGTTCCTGCCGCTGCAGCTACAGCGCCCTGACAGCCGCCGGGCGCCCTCGCCCCTCCGACA gttgtaaagaagaaaattccACTCTTTCTGTCAAAATGAAATGTGATTTTAACTATGACCATATTCATTCTGGACTTAAATTGTTAAAGCCTGATGACAGTGGAAGACTAAGTTCCTATACTCCTGCATATTTGGAAGGTTCTTATAAAGACTGCATTAAAGACTATGTAAGGTTATCAGAAATTGGTTCACCAATTGTGAGCCCCAGGATTGTAGAACttgaaactgaaaatgaaaacaagcccTTTTATAACAAGGAAAATCAACATGTACAACAAATCCTTAATAGTTCAAATGAGATAGAAGAACTAGAGACCAGTGGACCTTATGAAGACAGTGGCTATTCTTCATTTTCCAAGCAAAGTGGCTTCAGTGAACATGAAGAGAGTAGCCTTCTGTTGGAAAATTTCAGTGACAGTCCACAGTCTTGCTTACAGATGCAAAGCCCAGACCAATATCCCAGCAAGAACTTGCTGCCagcttttcatcttgcaaaaatgGTTTgttcaacattaaaaaagaatgccaAACGGAATCCTAAAATAGACTGGGAGAAACTAAAGGAATTTATATCTAGTGAAAAATTCAAACTACCAAATTTAATTGGCAGGAAAATGGGCTTAGAATGTGTAGATATTCTCAGTGAACTCTTTCGAAGAGGACTCCGACATCtcttagcaaatattttaacaCAGCTCAATGATATGGACTTAATCAA TGTGTCTAGAGTGAGCACAACTTGGAAGAAGATTCTAGAAGATGATAAGAGGGCATTGCAGTTGTACAATAAAGCAATACAAAGAGTTACT gaaaagaaCATTAAGTTTTCACCACATGCTTCAACAAGAGAATATGTTACGTTCAGAACCGCATTAGCTTCTGTTCAAAAATCAGCAGCCCAGACTTACCCCAAAAAAGGTGCTCAAACCAAGTTATCCAATCCAGGTGATCAGAAAGATTCTACTTACAGTCGACATAATGAATTCTCTGAG gtTGCCAAGActttgaaagagaatgaaagcCTTAAAGCCTGTATTCGCTGTAACTCACCAGCAAAATATGATTGCTATTTACAGCGGGCGATCTGTAAACGAGAAGGCTGTGGGTTTGATTATTGTACAAGGTGCCTGTGTAATTATCATGCCACCAAAGAATGTTCAAATGGCAAACCCCTAAAAACCAATTATAAAACAGGTCCTCTGCCTGGTACTAAGAAAAGCAAGAAGAATTTACGACGATTGTGA